The DNA segment ACGTCGAGCTGTCTCAGGCAATCGATTTCGGTACGGCGTGTATCGCCGGCCTCGGCGCGCCAACTTGCGCGCCGCTTGGCTTCCTGCCGCAAGCCAGGGATGGCACGGCAACCATCAAAGGCGATGACTGGGGATATGGCTTCAATCTGGGGGCGTTGCTTACGCCAAGCCAGAATAGCAGGGTCGGCGTTGCGTACCGGTCCAAAATCCGTCACACCCTGAAAGGCAATGCCAGTTATGCCAAGCCCGCAGGCCTGCCCGCGCCGCTCGCGGCATCGGCCACTTTTACCGATACGGGCGCAAGTGCCGATGTCACCTTGCCTGAATCGCTGAATGTGAGCGGCTATGTCGATCTGGATCCGAAGTGGGCGCTGCTGGGCGAGATTGGCTGGGTACGCTGGAGTCGCTTCAAGGAATTGCGCGTGCGTTTCAATAATGGCGCAGCTGACAGCGTGACACCGGAAGAATGGGGTAATGCGGTTCGGGTGGCCATCGCAGTCAACTATCGTTATAACGATGCGTGGAAGCTGCGTGGAGGCCTTGCCTACGATCCGACGCCGGTGAAAACCGCATTCCGTACCCCGCGCGTTCCCGATGCCGACCGCACCTGGCTGACGTTCGGCGCCCGGTACAAGCCTTCAGAAAACGATGCCTGGGACTTTGGCTATGCACACATATTTATCAAGGATGCACCGATCAACAAGACCGAGCCGAATCGCGGCACGTTGACCGGCGAGTACGAAAGCAATGTCAATATCCTGAGCGTTCAATACAGCCGTACTTTTTGAACGGCTGGCAGTCTTTTCGCATTTCCTCGTCAGGCGGTATTTGCCGTCAGTGCCACTGCGACCTTTATCCAAAGAAAGAACAGGCCTACGAATATGCCATAATACTCTGGCAAGCTTTCCGCTTGCGACAAATAATAAAACTAATCGCTCGGGGAAAACATGCGTGCAAAAATTGTCGCCATCGCCATGGCGGTCATCGCCCTTGTTGCAGCTGCTTACTGGTATTTTGGCAGGAATGACGATGGCGCTTTTGCGCCAGCGGGACCGGAGACAACCAGCTTCCAGCTGATCGATGCCGCCGACCGCAGCCTCGATGGTTCGCCGGCGCTGGCGCTGACGTTTTCCCTGCCGCTGGATGCGCGTACTTCCTATGACAAGTATGTCCGCGTCTTTGAAATGCCGACCCCGGTCGATGGCAGCGCCGCACAGTCCGACGAGGAAGACGAGTATGCCGGCAGTCCCGCCAAGGGCAAGGCTTATTCCGTCAGCACCAAGCCGGAAGAGACCAATCCAAACGGTGGCAAGCCGGTCGAAGGCGCCTGGGTGGTGGGCGACAATCCGCGCCTGTTGTACTTCCCGCACATCAAGCCGCAAACCCGCTATGTCGTCCAGGTTCTGGTCGCGCTGCCGGCAAAGAACGGCAGCAAGCTGCCGTCGGAAGCGCGTTATGCCATCACCACGGCGCCGGTGTCGCCGGCCTATTATTTCGCCAGCAATGGCATGGTATTGCCGGCCAAGCAGAATGGCGGCTTGCCTGTGGTGACCGTCAATGTGCCGGAAGTCGATGTGCAATTCTTGCGCGTCAAGCCGGACCAGTTGCCGCGATTCCTGGACCGGGTCATCGGCGGGCGCAAGCCTGCCAAGGACAAGTCGGAACAGGCCGGTGAAGCGGGGGAGGAAGGCGAGGCCGGCTAC comes from the Janthinobacterium sp. 17J80-10 genome and includes:
- a CDS encoding outer membrane protein transport protein, which codes for MSAASLGNAHAGAGAVAEDLSTIYFNPAGLSLMSGRQFLVAGSAIRPSAKFSNAGSRSVLGTPLAGGNGGDAGGWALVPALYYAMDLAPNLRFGIGLQSPFGLKTEYDAGWAGRYQALKSEMKTFNINPSLAYRVNDFVSLGAGVSFQYVDVELSQAIDFGTACIAGLGAPTCAPLGFLPQARDGTATIKGDDWGYGFNLGALLTPSQNSRVGVAYRSKIRHTLKGNASYAKPAGLPAPLAASATFTDTGASADVTLPESLNVSGYVDLDPKWALLGEIGWVRWSRFKELRVRFNNGAADSVTPEEWGNAVRVAIAVNYRYNDAWKLRGGLAYDPTPVKTAFRTPRVPDADRTWLTFGARYKPSENDAWDFGYAHIFIKDAPINKTEPNRGTLTGEYESNVNILSVQYSRTF